ATAATTTCAGCACTGTTTTCAAGTCCTTTTGTCACTTCAATAACATCACCTTGAGATTTTCCTGTTTCTATAATAGTACGTTTTGCATTGCCTTCGTTATTGGCATTTTTATTTTCAATAACGTAGATGTATTGTTCACCTTCAGCATTTTCTGAAATGATACTCTGAGGAATTAAAATAGCATTTTCACTAGTGTAATCGTTAATTTTAAGTCTCGCAGTAAGATTTGGTTTGATACTTTTATCTTTATTAGGAACCGCAACTTCAATTTTAAATGTTCTGTTAGCAGGGTTTATAAAATTACCAGCTTGTCTAATTTTAGCGTCCATAGATTTTCCTAAAATAGGAAACTCAACTTTTACAGTTTTGTTAACGGTAACATTTGAAATATAATTTTCAGGGACATCTGTTTCAATATACATGTCTTCTAAATTAACGATACGCATTAATTGTGATTGTCCTGGAGCAACTACGCTCCCTTGATCTGTAATAACATCATCAATTACACCTGAAAATGGAGCTCTAACAGAGGTCTTTTCAAGTTGACTTTTTAATTGACTTACTGCTCGTTGTTGTGCTTCATAACTAGATTTTGCTTGTAGAAATTGAATTTCGCTTCCTATTTTCTGATTCCATAAACGTTCTTGACGCTCAAAAGTAGTTTTAGCTAAATCGGCTTGAATTTGTAGTTGGGCTACTTGTTGGCTTAA
The genomic region above belongs to Mariniflexile litorale and contains:
- a CDS encoding efflux RND transporter periplasmic adaptor subunit, translating into MKHIYSLLIITILLTACGGEKKEKSVDDLIASNNLEALKQKREEIDSKQQEFAEQLKLINERISELDTVKKLPLVTTVRVKSEKFDHYLELQGNVQTKQNLVIYPEMGGTLTRVYVKEGQNVTKGQLLATIDDGGLSQQVAQLQIQADLAKTTFERQERLWNQKIGSEIQFLQAKSSYEAQQRAVSQLKSQLEKTSVRAPFSGVIDDVITDQGSVVAPGQSQLMRIVNLEDMYIETDVPENYISNVTVNKTVKVEFPILGKSMDAKIRQAGNFINPANRTFKIEVAVPNKDKSIKPNLTARLKINDYTSENAILIPQSIISENAEGEQYIYVIENKNANNEGNAKRTIIETGKSQGDVIEVTKGLENSAEIIQEGARSVNDGQTVKVINSL